The segment GGGGTCTTTAGTGGGTGGTGGTGAGGAGGGCGTGGAGGCGGCGTTGCAGGGGGACGGTGGCGTCGAGTGGGAGGTGGAGGGTGGGGTGGTTGGGTGTGGGTTTCCAGCCGTGGGGTGTGGCGGTGAGGAGGACGGTGGTGTCGCCTCGGGTCACGAGGACGCTCCCGGCGTCCTCACGGAGTTCGGTGGTGATGCCGTCGCGGTGCAGGAGTGGTGAGTGGAGGGCGAGGTTGCGGCAGGCGCGCACGGTGGCGCTGACGGGTGGCGGTGTGGGGCGGAGGTAGCGTTCGCGTTCTTCCGGGGTCAGGGGTGGTACTGGTCGGAAGTTCATGGTGTGGCCTCGGCGAGGGTGCGGGCGGTGGGGATGTCGGCGGTGACGGTGCATTCGTCGCGGGTGAGGGTGGCCCACCAGTCGCTAGCGTGGTGTTCGACGAGGAGCAGACCACGCCCGTTCTCGGCGAGAGACGTATCGCTGGGTTCCTGTGCGCGGGATGACGGGGTGGTGCGGCGGCTGCCGTCGTCGGTGACGGCGATGCGCACCCGGCAGGACTCACAGTGCACGGTGACGGTGAACGTGCCGCCGGGCAGGCCGCTGCGAGAGTGAGTGACGGCGTTGGACGCGAGTTCGCTCAACACGAGGGCGGCGTCGGCGATCGTTTCGCGGTCCACGCCCCGGAAGGCCAGGACTGAGCGTAGCCAGGCACGGGCCTCGCCCACACTCTCCGGGGTGCCGGCCAGAGTAGTGGACGTCATCGCCCACCACCGCCAACCACGACACGGAGGGGTTCAGTGGTCGCACCCAGCGGGCACGGATGCCCGACCGAACGCACCGCCACGAACGAACACGCACGCTGCGGGCACTCCCAGAACCGCCGCACCACATACGGCCGAACCCGCGCCGCACCACCACGACGACACCACGCCACACCACGCGCGTTAAGGTCAAACCTGTCCATCTGGCTACCTTCCAGTTGGGCCACGCCCCCGGACCGCATTCGTCGGTCGCGGGGGTCTTTGCTGTCTATGAGACGGATTCCTGCGTTCTGTCCACAGGTTGAACCCGTGGGATTAGAGTCACAGCTCCCGACTGATACAGCTATGACAACAACCAGTCAGCCGAATCGATCGAAGATCTGTGATTCCTAGTAATTGTCC is part of the Spiractinospora alimapuensis genome and harbors:
- a CDS encoding ATP-binding protein translates to MTSTTLAGTPESVGEARAWLRSVLAFRGVDRETIADAALVLSELASNAVTHSRSGLPGGTFTVTVHCESCRVRIAVTDDGSRRTTPSSRAQEPSDTSLAENGRGLLLVEHHASDWWATLTRDECTVTADIPTARTLAEATP